The following are encoded together in the Pristis pectinata isolate sPriPec2 chromosome 31, sPriPec2.1.pri, whole genome shotgun sequence genome:
- the LOC127584905 gene encoding vascular cell adhesion protein 1-like isoform X2, which translates to MDFTFSSCGGCIHLFILILRLTTKVNGFVVQIDTDSQAVEFGDSLKVTCNTTCTEAVINLEYKPGIFPNRTKGPTWVTDQFESVQKWDFTVPCFVICNSAQMTVKDRTMVVTVYNRNLSISRPPDELEVNKPYQLECIGPRVYPKNKLILTWFRGSDFVQRNTTGKAGYADEDDRLRNVLSFTASTSDDGQVYTCLAEVDLGGNTTKLITNSSVTLKTYSFPEPPRILNRGPIEVNREVTLTCEVPKVYPAEKMRVKWFQDGKERESVTNRPDPTTVRATTAWTPRETGLTELICMAKFEDYPSVPSKVDSISIDMYGELQLVLKKGSEIIVDGSASTELTIYHTVNPQAELNGHPYTCEAELRLQLHSNPIVKRQSATLNVQYSPKEALISKNQVWIEGQSQILTCRADANPAPHVHWTKDRKTIGSGETLHIPSVQLGDGGQYVCNVSNDIGSIYSSHYAEILYKPQNTTISVNNETVSGFSVFIRADDEVTMTCHSSGNPQPTLEWEGPNQGSKLDTDPPGVLYISRATSGHYGIYKCRARNEHGTDEKQVEIKMKDDIWILLLIILCTVILILLIVALVWFLINRARKTGQYKVLNAIPHKNPEIPNGYGHQENFPLQEVNSDNNHHPQTSSTNTCGIAPIGSTQITQ; encoded by the exons CTAAAGTGAATGGATTTGTGGTTCAGATTGATACAGACTCCCAAGCTGTGGAATTTGGagactccctgaaagtgacctgCAATACAACATGTACTGAAGCAGTgataaatctggaatataaacCAGGGATATTTCCCAACAGAACTAAAGGTCCTACCTGGGTCACAGATCAATTTGAGAGTGTCCAGAAATGGGATTTCACAGTGCCCTGCTTTGTAATCTGTAATTCTGCACAAATGACAGTGAAGGACAGGACAATGGTGGTCACAGTTTACA ATCGAAACCTAAGCATTAGTCGACCTCCTGACGAACTGGAAGTTAACAAACCGTATCAGCTGGAGTGCATTGGTCCAAGGGTCTATCCAAAAAACAAGCTCATACTCACATGGTTCAGAGGGAGTGACTTTGTTCAGCGTAATACCACAGGGAAAGCAGGTTATGCGGATGAAGATGATCGATTGAGGAATGTCCTCAGTTTCACTGCAAGCACTTCGGATGATGGACAGGTGTACACCTGCTTGGCAGAGGTGGATTTGGGCGGTAACACCACAAAACTAATCACGAATTCCTCTGTGACTCTGAAAACCTACT CTTTTCCAGAACCTCCTAGGATCCTCAACAGAGGCCCCATAGAAGTGAATCGGGAGGTCACATTAACATGTGAGGTCCCAAAAGTCTATCCTGCTGAGAAGATGAGAGTAAAATGGTTTCAGGATGGTAAAGAACGGGAGTCAGTTACAAACAGACCAGATCCCACCACTGTCCGGGCAACAACTGCATGGACACCACGAGAGACTGGTCTGACTGAACTCATCTGCATGGCAAAATTTGAGGATTATCCATCAGTTCCATCAAAGGTTGATAGCATTTCCATTGATATGTACG GGGAACTTCAACTTGTACTGAAGAAAGGAAGTGAGATAATAGTGGATGGATCTGCCAGTACTGAGCTCACTATCTACCACACTGTGAATCCACAAGCAGAACTCAATGGACATCCGTACACCTGTGAGGCTGAGCTGAGACTTCAGCTTCACTCTAACCCCATTGTTAAACGACAGTCTGCCACTCTCAATGTCCAGT ATTCTCCGAAGGAAGCACTGATCTCTAAAAATCAGGTTTGGATTGAAGGGCAATCGCAGATTTTGACCTGTCGTGCCGATGCGAACCCAGCTCCCCATGTGCACTGGACCAAAGATAGAAAGACAATCGGTAGCGGTGAGACACTACACATCCCCTCAGTCCAACTGGGAGACGGTGGTCAGTACGTGTGCaatgtcagcaatgacattggtTCCATCTACTCCTCGCATTACGCAGAGATTTTGT ATAAACCACAAAACACAACCATATCAGTAAATAATGAAACCGTGTCCGGGTTTTCAGTCTTCATCAGAGCAGATGATGAAGTTACAATGACCTGTCACTCCAGTGGAAACCCCCAGCCCACATTAGAGTGGGAAGGCCCCAATCAAGGCAGCAAGCTGGACACTGACCCTCCTGGAGTTCTGTACATTTCCCGAGCAACATCAGGACATTACGGAATTTATAAATGTAGAGCCAGGAATGAACATGGAACTGATGAGAAGCAAGTGGAAATCAAGATGAAAG ATGACATATGGATACTATTGTTGATCATCCTATGCACTGTAATCCTGATCCTACTAATAGTGGCACTCGTCTGGTTCCTGATAAACAGAGCTCGTAAAACAGGACAATATAAGgtactgaatgcaataccccacaAAAATCCAGAAATCCCTAATGGGTATGGACATCAGGAAAATTTTCCTTTACAAGAAGTGAATTCAGACAATAACCACCACCCACAAACTAGTTCAACCAATACATGTGGTATTGCACCTATTGGTTCTACGCAGATAACACAATAA
- the LOC127584905 gene encoding intercellular adhesion molecule 1-like isoform X1, which yields MDFTFSSCGGCIHLFILILRLTTKVNGFVVQIDTDSQAVEFGDSLKVTCNTTCTEAVINLEYKPGIFPNRTKGPTWVTDQFESVQKWDFTVPCFVICNSAQMTVKDRTMVVTVYNRNLSISRPPDELEVNKPYQLECIGPRVYPKNKLILTWFRGSDFVQRNTTGKAGYADEDDRLRNVLSFTASTSDDGQVYTCLAEVDLGGNTTKLITNSSVTLKTYSFPEPPRILNRGPIEVNREVTLTCEVPKVYPAEKMRVKWFQDGKERESVTNRPDPTTVRATTAWTPRETGLTELICMAKFEDYPSVPSKVDSISIDMYVFSNPEIQAPTTTEGIPVNITCSVFNVSGELQLVLKKGSEIIVDGSASTELTIYHTVNPQAELNGHPYTCEAELRLQLHSNPIVKRQSATLNVQYSPKEALISKNQVWIEGQSQILTCRADANPAPHVHWTKDRKTIGSGETLHIPSVQLGDGGQYVCNVSNDIGSIYSSHYAEILYKPQNTTISVNNETVSGFSVFIRADDEVTMTCHSSGNPQPTLEWEGPNQGSKLDTDPPGVLYISRATSGHYGIYKCRARNEHGTDEKQVEIKMKDDIWILLLIILCTVILILLIVALVWFLINRARKTGQYKVLNAIPHKNPEIPNGYGHQENFPLQEVNSDNNHHPQTSSTNTCGIAPIGSTQITQ from the exons CTAAAGTGAATGGATTTGTGGTTCAGATTGATACAGACTCCCAAGCTGTGGAATTTGGagactccctgaaagtgacctgCAATACAACATGTACTGAAGCAGTgataaatctggaatataaacCAGGGATATTTCCCAACAGAACTAAAGGTCCTACCTGGGTCACAGATCAATTTGAGAGTGTCCAGAAATGGGATTTCACAGTGCCCTGCTTTGTAATCTGTAATTCTGCACAAATGACAGTGAAGGACAGGACAATGGTGGTCACAGTTTACA ATCGAAACCTAAGCATTAGTCGACCTCCTGACGAACTGGAAGTTAACAAACCGTATCAGCTGGAGTGCATTGGTCCAAGGGTCTATCCAAAAAACAAGCTCATACTCACATGGTTCAGAGGGAGTGACTTTGTTCAGCGTAATACCACAGGGAAAGCAGGTTATGCGGATGAAGATGATCGATTGAGGAATGTCCTCAGTTTCACTGCAAGCACTTCGGATGATGGACAGGTGTACACCTGCTTGGCAGAGGTGGATTTGGGCGGTAACACCACAAAACTAATCACGAATTCCTCTGTGACTCTGAAAACCTACT CTTTTCCAGAACCTCCTAGGATCCTCAACAGAGGCCCCATAGAAGTGAATCGGGAGGTCACATTAACATGTGAGGTCCCAAAAGTCTATCCTGCTGAGAAGATGAGAGTAAAATGGTTTCAGGATGGTAAAGAACGGGAGTCAGTTACAAACAGACCAGATCCCACCACTGTCCGGGCAACAACTGCATGGACACCACGAGAGACTGGTCTGACTGAACTCATCTGCATGGCAAAATTTGAGGATTATCCATCAGTTCCATCAAAGGTTGATAGCATTTCCATTGATATGTACG TTTTTTCCAACCCTGAAATCCAAGCACCGACCACCACAGAGGGAATCCCAGTGAATATTACCTGCAGTGTGTTTAATGTCTCAGGGGAACTTCAACTTGTACTGAAGAAAGGAAGTGAGATAATAGTGGATGGATCTGCCAGTACTGAGCTCACTATCTACCACACTGTGAATCCACAAGCAGAACTCAATGGACATCCGTACACCTGTGAGGCTGAGCTGAGACTTCAGCTTCACTCTAACCCCATTGTTAAACGACAGTCTGCCACTCTCAATGTCCAGT ATTCTCCGAAGGAAGCACTGATCTCTAAAAATCAGGTTTGGATTGAAGGGCAATCGCAGATTTTGACCTGTCGTGCCGATGCGAACCCAGCTCCCCATGTGCACTGGACCAAAGATAGAAAGACAATCGGTAGCGGTGAGACACTACACATCCCCTCAGTCCAACTGGGAGACGGTGGTCAGTACGTGTGCaatgtcagcaatgacattggtTCCATCTACTCCTCGCATTACGCAGAGATTTTGT ATAAACCACAAAACACAACCATATCAGTAAATAATGAAACCGTGTCCGGGTTTTCAGTCTTCATCAGAGCAGATGATGAAGTTACAATGACCTGTCACTCCAGTGGAAACCCCCAGCCCACATTAGAGTGGGAAGGCCCCAATCAAGGCAGCAAGCTGGACACTGACCCTCCTGGAGTTCTGTACATTTCCCGAGCAACATCAGGACATTACGGAATTTATAAATGTAGAGCCAGGAATGAACATGGAACTGATGAGAAGCAAGTGGAAATCAAGATGAAAG ATGACATATGGATACTATTGTTGATCATCCTATGCACTGTAATCCTGATCCTACTAATAGTGGCACTCGTCTGGTTCCTGATAAACAGAGCTCGTAAAACAGGACAATATAAGgtactgaatgcaataccccacaAAAATCCAGAAATCCCTAATGGGTATGGACATCAGGAAAATTTTCCTTTACAAGAAGTGAATTCAGACAATAACCACCACCCACAAACTAGTTCAACCAATACATGTGGTATTGCACCTATTGGTTCTACGCAGATAACACAATAA